A stretch of the Aphelocoma coerulescens isolate FSJ_1873_10779 chromosome 22, UR_Acoe_1.0, whole genome shotgun sequence genome encodes the following:
- the SLC39A14 gene encoding metal cation symporter ZIP14 isoform X1 gives MIPSAGPRSCCLLLLLCLLPCLQVRAGRDNPGVSAASFLQDLLQRYGERQTLSLKQLKALLNRLDVGVGHANVSQTPQQRLNLSRCFSSVELFAIHNLSEGSPVGHSEFKEFCPTILQQLESGACASENLENEENEQTEESRPSSAEVWGYGFLCVSVISLCSLVGASVVPFMKKTFYKRLLLYFIALAIGTLYSNALFQLIPEAFGFNPQEDYYVSKSAVVFGGFYLFFFTEKILKMLLKQKDQHHHGHSHYGPEALPSKKDRDEGVTEKLQNGDLDHMIPHITSDLECKPPSGDEKAVVGSLSVQDLQASQSACYWLKEVRYSDIGTLAWMITLSDGLHNFIDGLAIGASFTVSVFQGISTSVAILCEEFPHELGDFVILLNAGMTIRQALFFNFISACCCYVGLAFGIVAGSHFSANWIFALAGGMFLYIALADMFPEMNEVSREDEQNGSALITFAIQNAGLLTGFTIMVLLTMYSGQIQIG, from the exons ATGATCCCCAGCGCGGGCCcccggagctgctgcctgctcctgctgctctgcctcctcccctgCCTGCAGGTCCGGGCGGGCAGGGACAACCCCGGAGTCTCCGCAGCCTCcttcctgcaggatctgctccaGCGCTACGGAGAGAGGCAGACCTTGAGTCTGAAGCAGCTCAAGGCCCTGCTGAACCGCCTGGATGTGGGAGTGGGACACGCCAACGTCTCCCAAACACCTCAGCAGCGCCTCAACCTCTCCCGG tgCTTCAGCTCCGTGGAGCTTTTCGCCATCCACAACCTGAGCGAGGGCTCCCCTGTGGGGCACAGCGAGTTCAAGGAGTTCTGCCCCAccatcctgcagcagctggagtcGGGGGCGTGCGCCTCCGAAAACCTGGAAAATGAGGAGAATGAGCAGACAGAGGAGAGCAGGCCCAGCTCAGCTGAAG TCTGGGGTTACGGTTTCCTCTGCGTCTCCGTCATCTCCCTGTGCTCGCTGGTGGGAGCCAGCGTGGTGCCCTTCATGAAGAAGACCTTTTACAAGCGGCTGCTCCTCTACTTCATAGCTCTGGCGATTGGAACTCTCTACTCCAACGCCCTCTTCCAGCTCATTCCCGAG gCATTTGGATTCAACCCTCAGGAAGATTATTACGTTTCCAAATCTGCTGTGGTGTTCGGGGGCTTCTACCTCTTCTTCTTCACGGAGAAGATCCTGAAGATGCTCCTGAAGCAGAAGGACCAg CACCACCACGGGCACAGCCACTACGGCCCCGAGGCTCTGCCCTCCAAGAAGGACCGGGATGAGGGGGTCACGGAGAAGCTGCAGAACGGGGACCTGGACCACATGATCCCACACATCACCAGCGACCTGGAATGCAAACCCCCCTCCGGGGATGAGAAGGCCGTGGTGGGCTCCCTCTCTGTCCAG gacctgcaggccTCGCAGAGCGCGTGCTACTGGCTGAAGGAGGTGAGGTATTCGGACATCGGGACGCTGGCCTGGATGATCACCCTCAGCGACGGCCTCCACAACTTCATCGACGGCCTGGCCATCGGCGCTTCCTTCACCGTGTCCGTCTTCCAAGGGATCAGCACCTCCGTGGCCATACTCTGCGAGGAATTCCCACACGAGCTGG GGGACTTTGTGATCCTGCTGAACGCTGGGATGACCATTCGCCAGGCGCTGTTCTTCAACTTCATCTCCGCCTGCTGCTGCTACGTGGGCCTGGCCTTCGGCATCGTGGCTGGCAGCCACTTCTCTGCCAACTGGATCTTCGCTCTGGCTGGAGGGATGTTCCTGTACATAGCACTGGCTGATATG ttcCCCGAGATGAACGAGGTGAGCCGGGAGGACGAGCAGAACGGCAGCGCCCTGATCACCTTCGCCATCCAGAACGCGGGGCTGCTCACGGGCTTCACCATCATGGTGCTGCTCACCATGTACTCGGGGCAGATCCAGATAGGGTAG
- the POLR3D gene encoding DNA-directed RNA polymerase III subunit RPC4 isoform X1 yields the protein MRSGGGEPVAARAGMAEGGSGSSGSPGSLRPGLPGARGVLGRRPAAPALSPGRLPSIRSRDLTLGGVKKKTFTPNIISRKIKEEPREDVSVKKEKKERERQRDGHGRGRGRPEVIQSHSIFEQGPAEMMKKKAGSWDKTVDMSDFGPSHIINIKKEKRETDEETKQILRMLQKDDFLDDPGLKNDIRNKPVQLPLAHSGWLFKEEAAEQEDTQPWLPGSKEEKMELDPPAVKVKEEPREEDPKAAQPKGPPGFPRDVSAAELLQQLSLAAEEELVFLQLPDTLPGQPPTHDSKPIKSELHNEDGQVVVVKQEKSQEVKQAENTCTLADLPEGQVGKLLIRKSGKVQLVLGKVTLDVTMGTPCSFLQELVSVGIGDNRTGEMIVLGHVRHKLVCSPDFEALLEHRHR from the exons ATGCGCAGTGGGGGCGGCGAGCCCGTGGCTGCCCGGGCAGG gaTGGCCGAGGGGGGCTCTGGCAGCTCGGGCTCCCCGGGCAGCCTCCGCCCGGGGCtcccgggggctcggggggtgCTGGGCAGacgccccgcagcccccgccctcaGCCCGGGCCGCCTGCCCTCCATCCGCTCCCGAGACCTCACCCTGGGCGGCGTCAAGAag AAAACCTTCACCCCCAACATCATCAGCAGGAAGATCAAGGAGGA GCCCCGCGAGGATGTGTCCGtcaagaaggagaagaaggagcgGGAGCGGCAGCGGGATGGGcacggccggggccggggccggcccgAGGTCATCCAGTCCCACTCCATCTTCGAGCAGGGCCCTGCTGAAATGATGAAGAAGAAAG CAGGCTCCTGGGACAAGACCGTGGACATGTCGGACTTCGGCCCTTCGCACATCATCAACATCAAGAAGGAGAAGCGGGAGACGGACGAGGAGACGAAGCAGATCCTGCGGATGCTGCAGAAGGACGAT TTCCTGGACGACCCGGGGCTGAAGAACGACATCCGGAACAAGCCGGTGCAGCTGCCCCTGGCCCACTCGGGGTGGCTCTTCAaggaggaggcggcggagcAGGAGGACACCCAGCCGTGGCTCCCTGGATCCAAGGAGGAGAAGATGGAGCTGGACCCACCGGCGGTGAAAG TGAAGGAAGAGCCGCGTGAGGAGGATCCCAAGGCGGCGCAGCCCAAGGGCCCCCCCGGATTCCCGCGGGATGTGTCGGCGGccgagctgctgcagcagctgagcctGGCGGCCGAGGAGGAGCTGgtgttcctgcagctgcccGACACCCTGCCCGGCCAGCCCCCCACCCACGACTCCAAACCCATCAAATCCGAGCTGCACAACGAGGACGggcaggtggtggtggtgaagcAGGAGAAGAGCCAG GAGGTGAAGCAGGCGGAGAACACCTGCACCCTGGCCGACCTCCCCGAGGGGCAGGTGGGGAAACTGCTCATCCGAAAGTCGGGAAAGGTGCAGCTGGTGCTGGGCAAGGTGACCCTGGATGTGACCATGGGCACCCCCTGCTCCTTCCTACAG GAGCTGGTGTCCGTCGGCATCGGGGACAACCGGACGGGCGAGATGATTGTGCTGGGCCACGTGCGGCACAAGCTGGTCTGCTCCCCGGACTTCGAGGCTCTCCTGGAGCACCGGCACCGGTAG
- the SLC39A14 gene encoding metal cation symporter ZIP14 isoform X2 has product MIPSAGPRSCCLLLLLCLLPCLQVRAGRDNPGVSAASFLQDLLQRYGERQTLSLKQLKALLNRLDVGVGHANVSQTPQQRLNLSRCFSSVELFAIHNLSEGSPVGHSEFKEFCPTILQQLESGACASENLENEENEQTEESRPSSAEVWGFGFLSVSMINVASLLGVLIVPCSQKAFFSRVLLFFIALSIGTLLSNALFQLIPEAFGFNPQEDYYVSKSAVVFGGFYLFFFTEKILKMLLKQKDQHHHGHSHYGPEALPSKKDRDEGVTEKLQNGDLDHMIPHITSDLECKPPSGDEKAVVGSLSVQDLQASQSACYWLKEVRYSDIGTLAWMITLSDGLHNFIDGLAIGASFTVSVFQGISTSVAILCEEFPHELGDFVILLNAGMTIRQALFFNFISACCCYVGLAFGIVAGSHFSANWIFALAGGMFLYIALADMFPEMNEVSREDEQNGSALITFAIQNAGLLTGFTIMVLLTMYSGQIQIG; this is encoded by the exons ATGATCCCCAGCGCGGGCCcccggagctgctgcctgctcctgctgctctgcctcctcccctgCCTGCAGGTCCGGGCGGGCAGGGACAACCCCGGAGTCTCCGCAGCCTCcttcctgcaggatctgctccaGCGCTACGGAGAGAGGCAGACCTTGAGTCTGAAGCAGCTCAAGGCCCTGCTGAACCGCCTGGATGTGGGAGTGGGACACGCCAACGTCTCCCAAACACCTCAGCAGCGCCTCAACCTCTCCCGG tgCTTCAGCTCCGTGGAGCTTTTCGCCATCCACAACCTGAGCGAGGGCTCCCCTGTGGGGCACAGCGAGTTCAAGGAGTTCTGCCCCAccatcctgcagcagctggagtcGGGGGCGTGCGCCTCCGAAAACCTGGAAAATGAGGAGAATGAGCAGACAGAGGAGAGCAGGCCCAGCTCAGCTGAAG TGTGGGGCTTTGGTTTTCTCAGTGTGTCCATGATTAACGTGGCCTCCCTGCTCGGAGTCCTCATCGTTCCGTGTTCCCAGAAGGCCTTTTTCAGCCGGGTGCTCCTGTTTTTCATCGCGCTCTCCATCGGCACGCTGCTCTCTAACGCGCTCTTCCAGCTCATCCCAGAG gCATTTGGATTCAACCCTCAGGAAGATTATTACGTTTCCAAATCTGCTGTGGTGTTCGGGGGCTTCTACCTCTTCTTCTTCACGGAGAAGATCCTGAAGATGCTCCTGAAGCAGAAGGACCAg CACCACCACGGGCACAGCCACTACGGCCCCGAGGCTCTGCCCTCCAAGAAGGACCGGGATGAGGGGGTCACGGAGAAGCTGCAGAACGGGGACCTGGACCACATGATCCCACACATCACCAGCGACCTGGAATGCAAACCCCCCTCCGGGGATGAGAAGGCCGTGGTGGGCTCCCTCTCTGTCCAG gacctgcaggccTCGCAGAGCGCGTGCTACTGGCTGAAGGAGGTGAGGTATTCGGACATCGGGACGCTGGCCTGGATGATCACCCTCAGCGACGGCCTCCACAACTTCATCGACGGCCTGGCCATCGGCGCTTCCTTCACCGTGTCCGTCTTCCAAGGGATCAGCACCTCCGTGGCCATACTCTGCGAGGAATTCCCACACGAGCTGG GGGACTTTGTGATCCTGCTGAACGCTGGGATGACCATTCGCCAGGCGCTGTTCTTCAACTTCATCTCCGCCTGCTGCTGCTACGTGGGCCTGGCCTTCGGCATCGTGGCTGGCAGCCACTTCTCTGCCAACTGGATCTTCGCTCTGGCTGGAGGGATGTTCCTGTACATAGCACTGGCTGATATG ttcCCCGAGATGAACGAGGTGAGCCGGGAGGACGAGCAGAACGGCAGCGCCCTGATCACCTTCGCCATCCAGAACGCGGGGCTGCTCACGGGCTTCACCATCATGGTGCTGCTCACCATGTACTCGGGGCAGATCCAGATAGGGTAG
- the PIWIL2 gene encoding piwi-like protein 2 isoform X1 yields MDPPRPFRPPRPGPGPGPTAPMARGLRGLASFPPRLPSPGSGEPRPAPSPFPALFRGLGLGERARERPLGRCRGWRGPAEPCSSADGAAAPAGRGGAGDGRALAQPGPEQPQQQQEDKGAALAALPTRGQILWKGRGDALPTQPGRAAAAPALCPPSPRPCLSPTPTPEPPLAAARPPQGTKPVPKGAAVPVGLNFVKIHCQNEAVYQYHVTFSPEVECRAARIAMLKEQRAVTGDVMAFDGSILFLPVQIPKVSLKAQRKSDGEEISINIQMTKVLEPSSDLCVPFYNVIFRRVMKILNMSLVGRHFFEPAQATTLQKHSLHIWPGYAVSIRRKDGGLFLMVDAIHKIIRSESVLSMMQSIHAQCQRTFQDECTKQLVGSVVMTRYNNRTYRVDDIDWDKTPKDTFTLASGQEITFVEYYSKTHGITIRELDQPLLVHKPKEKQMPEGKRKLEMVLLVPELSFLTGLSDLRNNSRTLKEVMWEMIQSPQQHYQRLTSLLRRIRDTPDASRELGRWGLCLDTDIYRTQGRILPGERINLRHRSFLPAEDLGWHREVTKDVPIAVISINSWLLIYPKRLQHLAKDLLAAMRSSCGSMGMQVGQPTVQELRDDRIETYIRSIQSSLGSQDKVQLLLCIIPNGRDDVYGAIKKLCCVQTPVPSQVINAQSLTGHPGKIRSVVQKVLLQINCKLGGQLWGVDIPLKQLMVVGMDIHHSRSQGMRSVIGFVASMNHILTKWYSKVVFQMPHQEIADSLRLCLSQALKRFYELNHSLPMKIVVYRDGVSDPQLDTVLKYEVPQLQKSFHTFQNYQPSLVVVVVQKQLSTNFYCLAGEELVSPPLGTVIDHSVTSSSCQDFFLLAHRSRQGCSVPTRYICMWNTANLSSEHLQRLTFKLCHLYWNWPGTVRVPAPCKYAHKLAFLVGQVLHHEPSTHLSEQLFFL; encoded by the exons ATGGACCCGCCGCGGCCCTTCCGCCCGCCCAggcccggccctggccctggccccaCCGCCCCCATGGCGCGGGGGCTCCGCGGGCTCGCGAGCTTCCCCCCTCGCCTGCCTTCGCCCGGCTCCGGCGAGCCCCGACCCGCGCCGTCGCCGTTCCCGGCGCTGTTCCGCGGGCTGGGCCTGGGCGAGCGGGCTCGGGAGAGGCCCCTCGGTAGGTGCCGGGGGTGGAGGGGGCCAGCCGAGCCCTGTTCCTCGGCTGACGGTGCCGCTGCTCCCGCAGGCCGGGGCGGCGCTGGCGATGGGAGGGCTCTGGCTCAGCCCGGCCCGGAGCagccgcagcagcagcaagaggaCAAGGGGGCAGCGCTGGCGGCGCTCCCCACGCGTGGGCA GATCCTGTGGAAAGGCAGAGGGGACGCgctgcccacccagcctggaAGAGCCGCCGCTGCGCCCGCCCTGTGCCCACCCAGCCCCCGGCCCTGCCTGTCGCCCACGCCCACCCCGGAGCcccccctggctgctgccaggcC GCCGCAGGGGACGAAGCCGGTGCCGAAGGGAGCCGCCGTCCCCGTGGGGCTGAACTTCGTCAAAATCCACTGCCAGAACGAAGCTGTCTACCAGTACCACGTTACCTTCAG CCCCGAGGTGGAGTGCAGGGCTGCCCGCATTGCCATGCTGAAGGAGCAGCGCGCCGTGACCGGGGACGTGATGGCCTTCGACGGCTCCATCCTCTTCCTGCCCGTGCAGATCCCCAAG GTCAGCCTGAAGGCTCAGAGGAAGAGCGACGGGGAGGAGATTTCCATCAACATCCAGATGACCAAGGTCCTGGAGCCCAGCTCGGATCTCTGCGTCCCCTTTTACAACGTGATTTTCCGCAG GGTGATGAAAATCCTAAACATGAGCCTGGTTGGGAGACATTTCTTTGAGCCTGCCCAGGCCACCACCCTGCAGAAGCACAG CCTCCACATCTGGCCGGGCTACGCCGTCAGCATCCGCAGGAAGGACGGGGGGCTCTTCCTCATGGTGGACGCCATCCACAAGATCATCCGCAGCGAGTCCGTCCTGAGCATGAT gcaAAGCATCCACgcccagtgccagaggacaTTCCAGGACGAGTGCACCAAGCAGCTGGTGGGGAGCGTGGTCATGACCCGCTACAACAACCGCACCTATCGCGTGGATGACATCGACTGGGACAAGACCCCCAAGGACACTTTCACCCTGGCCAGCGGCCAGGAGATCACCTTCGTGGAGTACTACAG CAAGACCCACGGGATCACCATCAGGGAACTGGACCAGCCGCTGCTCGTCCACAAACCCAAGGAGAAACAGATGCCGGAGGGGAAG cGCAAGCTGGAGATGGTGCTGCTCGTGCCGGAGCTCTCCTTCCTCACCGGGCTCTCCGACCTCCGGAACAACAGCCGGACGCTGAAG GAGGTGATGTGGGAGATGATCCAGAGCCCCCAGCAGCACTACCAGCGCCTCACCAGCCTCCTGCGCCGCATCCGGGACACCCCGGACGCTTCCCGGGAGCTGGGGCGCTGGGGGCTGTGCCTGGACACGGATATCTACAGG ACCCAGGGTCGCATCCTGCCCGGGGAGCGGATCAACCTCCGGCACCGCTCCTTCCTTCCCGCCGAGGACCTGGGCTGGCACCGGGAGGTGACGAAGGACGTGCCCATCGCCGTG ATCTCCATAAATTCCTGGCTCCTGATCTATCCCAAACGGCTGCAGCACCTGGCCAAGGACCTGCTGGCagccatgaggagcagctgtggctccatGGGAATGCAGGTGGGACAGCCCACGGTGCAGGAGCTGCGGGACGACCGCATCGAGACCTACATCAGGAGCATCCAGAGTTCTTTGGGGAGCCAG GACAAGgtgcagctgctcctgtgcaTCATCCCCAACGGCCGGGACGACGTCTACGGGGCCATCAAGAAGCTTTGCTGTGTGCAGACCCCGGTGCCCTCCCAG GTCATCAACGCCCAGTCCCTCACGGGCCACCCCGGCAAGATCAGGAGCGTGGTGCAGAAAGTTCTGCTGCAGATCAACTGCAAGCTGGGCGGGCAGCTCTGGGGGGTTGATATCCCGCTG AAGCAGCTGATGGTTGTGGGCATGGACATCCACCACAGCCGGAGCCAAGGGATGCGCTCCGTCATCGGCTTCGTGGCCAGCATGAACCA CATCCTCACCAAGTGGTACTCCAAGGTGGTTTTCCAGATGCCCCACCAGGAAATCGCCGACAGCCTCCGCCTCTGCCTCTCCCAAGCCCTCAAGCGCTTCTACGAG cTCAACCACTCCCTGCCCATGAAGATCGTGGTGTACCGGGACGGGGTGTCCGACCCCCAGCTGGACACGGTGCTCAAATATGAGGTGCCCCAGCTCCAGAAGAGCTTCCACACCTTCCAAAATTACCAGCCCAGCCTCGTGGTCGTGgtggtgcagaagcagctgagcaCCAACTTCTActgcctggcaggagaggagttGGTGTCTCCTCCCCTGGGCACCGTCATCGACCACAGCGTCACCAGCTCGAGCTG TCAGGATTTCTTCCTGCTGGCCCATCGCTCGCGGCAGGGCTGCAGCGTTCCCACGCGCTACATCTGCATGTGGAACACGGCCAACCTCAGCTCTGAGCACCTCCAGAG GCTGACCTTCAAGCTGTGTCACCTGTACTGGAACTGGCCGGGCACCGTCCGTGTCCCGGCTCCCTGCAAGTACGCCCACAAGTTGGCATTCCTGGTGGGCCAGGTCCTGCACCACGAGCCCAGCACCCACCTCAGCGAGCAGCTCTTCTTCCTttaa
- the PIWIL2 gene encoding piwi-like protein 2 isoform X2: MDPPRPFRPPRPGPGPGPTAPMARGLRGLASFPPRLPSPGSGEPRPAPSPFPALFRGLGLGERARERPLGRGGAGDGRALAQPGPEQPQQQQEDKGAALAALPTRGQILWKGRGDALPTQPGRAAAAPALCPPSPRPCLSPTPTPEPPLAAARPPQGTKPVPKGAAVPVGLNFVKIHCQNEAVYQYHVTFSPEVECRAARIAMLKEQRAVTGDVMAFDGSILFLPVQIPKVSLKAQRKSDGEEISINIQMTKVLEPSSDLCVPFYNVIFRRVMKILNMSLVGRHFFEPAQATTLQKHSLHIWPGYAVSIRRKDGGLFLMVDAIHKIIRSESVLSMMQSIHAQCQRTFQDECTKQLVGSVVMTRYNNRTYRVDDIDWDKTPKDTFTLASGQEITFVEYYSKTHGITIRELDQPLLVHKPKEKQMPEGKRKLEMVLLVPELSFLTGLSDLRNNSRTLKEVMWEMIQSPQQHYQRLTSLLRRIRDTPDASRELGRWGLCLDTDIYRTQGRILPGERINLRHRSFLPAEDLGWHREVTKDVPIAVISINSWLLIYPKRLQHLAKDLLAAMRSSCGSMGMQVGQPTVQELRDDRIETYIRSIQSSLGSQDKVQLLLCIIPNGRDDVYGAIKKLCCVQTPVPSQVINAQSLTGHPGKIRSVVQKVLLQINCKLGGQLWGVDIPLKQLMVVGMDIHHSRSQGMRSVIGFVASMNHILTKWYSKVVFQMPHQEIADSLRLCLSQALKRFYELNHSLPMKIVVYRDGVSDPQLDTVLKYEVPQLQKSFHTFQNYQPSLVVVVVQKQLSTNFYCLAGEELVSPPLGTVIDHSVTSSSCQDFFLLAHRSRQGCSVPTRYICMWNTANLSSEHLQRLTFKLCHLYWNWPGTVRVPAPCKYAHKLAFLVGQVLHHEPSTHLSEQLFFL, from the exons ATGGACCCGCCGCGGCCCTTCCGCCCGCCCAggcccggccctggccctggccccaCCGCCCCCATGGCGCGGGGGCTCCGCGGGCTCGCGAGCTTCCCCCCTCGCCTGCCTTCGCCCGGCTCCGGCGAGCCCCGACCCGCGCCGTCGCCGTTCCCGGCGCTGTTCCGCGGGCTGGGCCTGGGCGAGCGGGCTCGGGAGAGGCCCCTCG GCCGGGGCGGCGCTGGCGATGGGAGGGCTCTGGCTCAGCCCGGCCCGGAGCagccgcagcagcagcaagaggaCAAGGGGGCAGCGCTGGCGGCGCTCCCCACGCGTGGGCA GATCCTGTGGAAAGGCAGAGGGGACGCgctgcccacccagcctggaAGAGCCGCCGCTGCGCCCGCCCTGTGCCCACCCAGCCCCCGGCCCTGCCTGTCGCCCACGCCCACCCCGGAGCcccccctggctgctgccaggcC GCCGCAGGGGACGAAGCCGGTGCCGAAGGGAGCCGCCGTCCCCGTGGGGCTGAACTTCGTCAAAATCCACTGCCAGAACGAAGCTGTCTACCAGTACCACGTTACCTTCAG CCCCGAGGTGGAGTGCAGGGCTGCCCGCATTGCCATGCTGAAGGAGCAGCGCGCCGTGACCGGGGACGTGATGGCCTTCGACGGCTCCATCCTCTTCCTGCCCGTGCAGATCCCCAAG GTCAGCCTGAAGGCTCAGAGGAAGAGCGACGGGGAGGAGATTTCCATCAACATCCAGATGACCAAGGTCCTGGAGCCCAGCTCGGATCTCTGCGTCCCCTTTTACAACGTGATTTTCCGCAG GGTGATGAAAATCCTAAACATGAGCCTGGTTGGGAGACATTTCTTTGAGCCTGCCCAGGCCACCACCCTGCAGAAGCACAG CCTCCACATCTGGCCGGGCTACGCCGTCAGCATCCGCAGGAAGGACGGGGGGCTCTTCCTCATGGTGGACGCCATCCACAAGATCATCCGCAGCGAGTCCGTCCTGAGCATGAT gcaAAGCATCCACgcccagtgccagaggacaTTCCAGGACGAGTGCACCAAGCAGCTGGTGGGGAGCGTGGTCATGACCCGCTACAACAACCGCACCTATCGCGTGGATGACATCGACTGGGACAAGACCCCCAAGGACACTTTCACCCTGGCCAGCGGCCAGGAGATCACCTTCGTGGAGTACTACAG CAAGACCCACGGGATCACCATCAGGGAACTGGACCAGCCGCTGCTCGTCCACAAACCCAAGGAGAAACAGATGCCGGAGGGGAAG cGCAAGCTGGAGATGGTGCTGCTCGTGCCGGAGCTCTCCTTCCTCACCGGGCTCTCCGACCTCCGGAACAACAGCCGGACGCTGAAG GAGGTGATGTGGGAGATGATCCAGAGCCCCCAGCAGCACTACCAGCGCCTCACCAGCCTCCTGCGCCGCATCCGGGACACCCCGGACGCTTCCCGGGAGCTGGGGCGCTGGGGGCTGTGCCTGGACACGGATATCTACAGG ACCCAGGGTCGCATCCTGCCCGGGGAGCGGATCAACCTCCGGCACCGCTCCTTCCTTCCCGCCGAGGACCTGGGCTGGCACCGGGAGGTGACGAAGGACGTGCCCATCGCCGTG ATCTCCATAAATTCCTGGCTCCTGATCTATCCCAAACGGCTGCAGCACCTGGCCAAGGACCTGCTGGCagccatgaggagcagctgtggctccatGGGAATGCAGGTGGGACAGCCCACGGTGCAGGAGCTGCGGGACGACCGCATCGAGACCTACATCAGGAGCATCCAGAGTTCTTTGGGGAGCCAG GACAAGgtgcagctgctcctgtgcaTCATCCCCAACGGCCGGGACGACGTCTACGGGGCCATCAAGAAGCTTTGCTGTGTGCAGACCCCGGTGCCCTCCCAG GTCATCAACGCCCAGTCCCTCACGGGCCACCCCGGCAAGATCAGGAGCGTGGTGCAGAAAGTTCTGCTGCAGATCAACTGCAAGCTGGGCGGGCAGCTCTGGGGGGTTGATATCCCGCTG AAGCAGCTGATGGTTGTGGGCATGGACATCCACCACAGCCGGAGCCAAGGGATGCGCTCCGTCATCGGCTTCGTGGCCAGCATGAACCA CATCCTCACCAAGTGGTACTCCAAGGTGGTTTTCCAGATGCCCCACCAGGAAATCGCCGACAGCCTCCGCCTCTGCCTCTCCCAAGCCCTCAAGCGCTTCTACGAG cTCAACCACTCCCTGCCCATGAAGATCGTGGTGTACCGGGACGGGGTGTCCGACCCCCAGCTGGACACGGTGCTCAAATATGAGGTGCCCCAGCTCCAGAAGAGCTTCCACACCTTCCAAAATTACCAGCCCAGCCTCGTGGTCGTGgtggtgcagaagcagctgagcaCCAACTTCTActgcctggcaggagaggagttGGTGTCTCCTCCCCTGGGCACCGTCATCGACCACAGCGTCACCAGCTCGAGCTG TCAGGATTTCTTCCTGCTGGCCCATCGCTCGCGGCAGGGCTGCAGCGTTCCCACGCGCTACATCTGCATGTGGAACACGGCCAACCTCAGCTCTGAGCACCTCCAGAG GCTGACCTTCAAGCTGTGTCACCTGTACTGGAACTGGCCGGGCACCGTCCGTGTCCCGGCTCCCTGCAAGTACGCCCACAAGTTGGCATTCCTGGTGGGCCAGGTCCTGCACCACGAGCCCAGCACCCACCTCAGCGAGCAGCTCTTCTTCCTttaa
- the POLR3D gene encoding DNA-directed RNA polymerase III subunit RPC4 isoform X2: MRSGGGEPVAARAGMAEGGSGSSGSPGSLRPGLPGARGVLGRRPAAPALSPGRLPSIRSRDLTLGGVKKKTFTPNIISRKIKEEPREDVSVKKEKKERERQRDGHGRGRGRPEVIQSHSIFEQGPAEMMKKKGSWDKTVDMSDFGPSHIINIKKEKRETDEETKQILRMLQKDDFLDDPGLKNDIRNKPVQLPLAHSGWLFKEEAAEQEDTQPWLPGSKEEKMELDPPAVKVKEEPREEDPKAAQPKGPPGFPRDVSAAELLQQLSLAAEEELVFLQLPDTLPGQPPTHDSKPIKSELHNEDGQVVVVKQEKSQEVKQAENTCTLADLPEGQVGKLLIRKSGKVQLVLGKVTLDVTMGTPCSFLQELVSVGIGDNRTGEMIVLGHVRHKLVCSPDFEALLEHRHR; this comes from the exons ATGCGCAGTGGGGGCGGCGAGCCCGTGGCTGCCCGGGCAGG gaTGGCCGAGGGGGGCTCTGGCAGCTCGGGCTCCCCGGGCAGCCTCCGCCCGGGGCtcccgggggctcggggggtgCTGGGCAGacgccccgcagcccccgccctcaGCCCGGGCCGCCTGCCCTCCATCCGCTCCCGAGACCTCACCCTGGGCGGCGTCAAGAag AAAACCTTCACCCCCAACATCATCAGCAGGAAGATCAAGGAGGA GCCCCGCGAGGATGTGTCCGtcaagaaggagaagaaggagcgGGAGCGGCAGCGGGATGGGcacggccggggccggggccggcccgAGGTCATCCAGTCCCACTCCATCTTCGAGCAGGGCCCTGCTGAAATGATGAAGAAGAAAG GCTCCTGGGACAAGACCGTGGACATGTCGGACTTCGGCCCTTCGCACATCATCAACATCAAGAAGGAGAAGCGGGAGACGGACGAGGAGACGAAGCAGATCCTGCGGATGCTGCAGAAGGACGAT TTCCTGGACGACCCGGGGCTGAAGAACGACATCCGGAACAAGCCGGTGCAGCTGCCCCTGGCCCACTCGGGGTGGCTCTTCAaggaggaggcggcggagcAGGAGGACACCCAGCCGTGGCTCCCTGGATCCAAGGAGGAGAAGATGGAGCTGGACCCACCGGCGGTGAAAG TGAAGGAAGAGCCGCGTGAGGAGGATCCCAAGGCGGCGCAGCCCAAGGGCCCCCCCGGATTCCCGCGGGATGTGTCGGCGGccgagctgctgcagcagctgagcctGGCGGCCGAGGAGGAGCTGgtgttcctgcagctgcccGACACCCTGCCCGGCCAGCCCCCCACCCACGACTCCAAACCCATCAAATCCGAGCTGCACAACGAGGACGggcaggtggtggtggtgaagcAGGAGAAGAGCCAG GAGGTGAAGCAGGCGGAGAACACCTGCACCCTGGCCGACCTCCCCGAGGGGCAGGTGGGGAAACTGCTCATCCGAAAGTCGGGAAAGGTGCAGCTGGTGCTGGGCAAGGTGACCCTGGATGTGACCATGGGCACCCCCTGCTCCTTCCTACAG GAGCTGGTGTCCGTCGGCATCGGGGACAACCGGACGGGCGAGATGATTGTGCTGGGCCACGTGCGGCACAAGCTGGTCTGCTCCCCGGACTTCGAGGCTCTCCTGGAGCACCGGCACCGGTAG